A genomic window from Pecten maximus chromosome 2, xPecMax1.1, whole genome shotgun sequence includes:
- the LOC117341495 gene encoding NXPE family member 3-like, whose translation MTITDFKDLLSLVNISTSVISMRNNKSEVRIGDDVIVDIDLYSGRGGRSTRGGDMLRVWLREPSRHASVSGYVIDHDNGSYTGVVKAMWAGNPELIFSIANTKEHIGIFMNIVHKHGLIKFLRARFMKGNLTEITLCSIIPNIPDVTDYCNFTTQNFNFSFYCGKPKHMNLDCEDWVLYAASSNYSCNMKNKALMQNRYISKEIGTVKVLADSGSGTKGESDTSCHDVISKQTWQTSNPTGYFYKGKWRSLICKPSLTWTYKSYAKCLKNRPVLMTGDSTTRNWYVSLTKLLNLTIFDGRHEIKDAAWQKFAEAGNNTKSLSLYWTPHEIPFYGSERIEQNKNNFRSIASRIDNLPGRKRIILILHWYAHLARTTPQQYREHVTSAKQAVVRLLKRSPHSKILVKGPHSYTYNYFVEPFDYISRIYSQILYEEFKDLQDNVYFIDQWDATIANENFDIHPKPALDPIMVNFAFSFICKQ comes from the exons ATGACAATCACAGATTTCAAGGACCTATTGTCATTGGTGAATATTTCAACGTCAGTGATATCCATGAGGAATAACAAATCTGAGGTCAGAATAGGAGATGACGTCATTGTTGACATTGATTTGTACAGCGGGAGAGGAGGACGATCAACTCGCGGAGGTGACATGCTCAGGGTGTGGCTTCGAGAACCTTCCCGTCATGCATCTGTTTCCGGTTATGTAATTGACCATGACAACGGGTCATATACAGGAGTTGTTAAAGCTATGTGGGCTGGCAATCCAGAGTTGATATTTTCTATTGCAAATACGAAAGAACATATTGGAATATTCATGAATATTGTGCATAAACATGGCTTGATCAAGTTTCTTCGAGCAAGATTCATGAAAGGAAACTTGACGGAGATAACATTATGTAGCATCATCCCAAATATTCCGGATGTTACAGATTACTGCAACTTTACAACCCAGAACTTCAATTTTTCGTTTTACTGTGGTAAACCTAAACATATGAATCTGGATTGTGAAGATTGGGTTTTGTATGCAGCAAGTTCTAATTACTCATGCAACATGAAGAACAAAGCTCTTAT GCAGAATAGGTATATCAGTAAAGAAATAGGGACGGTGAAAGTATTAGCTG ATTCAGGTTCCGGTACTAAAGGAGAGTCCGATACCTCctgccatgacgtcatcagtaaacAAACTTGGCAGACAAGTAACCCAACTGGCTACTTCTACAAGGGTAAATGGCGGTCGTTAATATGCAAGCCATCACTCACATGGACTTATAAATCATACGCCAAGTGTTTAAAGAATCGGCCGGTACTCATGACAGGTGACTCCACAACAAGGAACTGGTATGTTTCTTTAACCAAGCTGTTAAATCTAACTATATTCGATGGACGTCATGAAATCAAGGACGCCGCTTGGCAGAAATTTGCTGAAGCAGGAAACAATACAAAATCGTTATCGTTATATTGGACACCACACGAAATTCCATTCTACGGTTCTGAAAGAAtcgaacaaaacaaaaataacttcCGGTCTATAGCTTCAAGAATAGACAATTTACCTGGACGAAAACGTATCATTCTCATATTACATTGGTATGCTCATTTGGCGAGAACAACTCCACAACAGTATAGAGAGCATGTGACGAGTGCCAAACAGGCTGTAGTGCGTCTTTTAAAACGTTCTCCTCATTCTAAAATTCTGGTAAAGGGTCCTCACTCTTACACATACAACTACTTTGTAGAACCATTTGACTACATCAGTAGAATTTACAGTCAAATTCTTTACGAGGAGTTCAAAGATTTACAGGACAACGTATATTTTATCGATCAATGGGATGCAACTATAGCGAATGAAAATTTTGACATACATCCGAAACCTGCATTAGACCCGATAATGGTTAATTTCGcgttttcatttatttgtaaaCAATGA